The following are encoded together in the bacterium genome:
- a CDS encoding DUF2950 family protein, with translation MRTTIALGTALLLCTVAACGPKTTKPKAPHDTFATPKEAADALVQACRTGDLAAVHVILGSSEPPLFASGDPARDTARCKRLVDAADQMMRLDPWRQGAVLVVGVDDYPVPVPLVQDASGWRFDAAAGQQEILRRRVGEDELTAIATCRAWAERGGDAPKHAYGYAYRVVGTRQRPTLIAYPSAHGLTGVYTFQVARKGRVYEKDLGPETATAATALLAGHDDTWKATWD, from the coding sequence ATGCGGACGACGATCGCGCTGGGCACCGCGCTCCTCCTGTGCACCGTCGCGGCCTGCGGGCCGAAGACGACGAAGCCGAAGGCGCCGCACGACACGTTCGCGACGCCGAAGGAGGCTGCGGACGCGCTCGTCCAGGCCTGCCGGACCGGCGACCTCGCGGCAGTGCACGTGATCCTCGGCAGCAGCGAGCCGCCGCTGTTCGCCAGCGGCGATCCGGCGCGCGACACCGCGCGCTGCAAGCGCCTCGTCGACGCCGCCGACCAGATGATGCGCCTCGACCCCTGGCGACAGGGCGCCGTGCTGGTCGTCGGCGTCGACGACTATCCCGTGCCGGTGCCGCTCGTACAGGACGCCTCGGGGTGGCGCTTCGACGCCGCCGCGGGCCAGCAGGAGATCCTGCGCCGCCGCGTCGGCGAGGACGAGCTCACGGCCATCGCCACCTGCCGGGCGTGGGCCGAGCGCGGCGGGGACGCGCCGAAGCACGCCTACGGCTACGCCTACCGTGTGGTCGGCACGCGCCAGCGGCCGACGCTGATCGCGTACCCGAGCGCGCACGGCCTGACCGGCGTCTACACCTTCCAGGTGGCGCGCAAGGGACGGGTCTACGAGAAGGACCTCGGGCCCGAGACGGCGACGGCGGCGACGGCGCTGCTCGCCGGACACGACGACACCTGGAAGGCCACCTGGGACTGA
- a CDS encoding DUF3300 domain-containing protein, which produces MMDGTSRVRWHAAHRALAVVLAAGLTLAGTRTGLAQSTAPTPQQLDTLVAPIALYPDALVAHILPASTYPVEIVEAARDLQNGGKPSAADMNAWDPSIQALVSVPSVITMMNDRLSWTTELGQAVSQNQQAVMDAIQRVRDKAKQAGNLTSNAQQTVSTQGDTIVIAPTNPQVIYVPQYDPVAILQPAPLWATPGYGLLTFGAGFAAGYFTAYACHWGGGWGWGGGGSITVNNNYHWNHTTNVNNVNVNNARYSSWNAPKNVGHITNTYPGANRPVDQGKLGGDGGRWGDDGFGGHDDGFGKGGGFGDGGAKRDDGFGGGHGGGFGDDGFRGMGGDGWGARDASDRGARSFGGDGFGGDGFGGGGFGRGGGFGGGGWGGGGHGGGFGGFGGGGRGRR; this is translated from the coding sequence ATGATGGACGGGACCTCGAGGGTCCGATGGCACGCGGCGCATCGTGCCCTGGCGGTGGTGCTCGCCGCGGGCCTGACGCTCGCCGGCACGCGCACCGGCCTCGCGCAGAGCACTGCGCCGACGCCGCAGCAGCTCGACACGCTGGTGGCGCCGATCGCGCTCTACCCCGACGCGCTCGTCGCCCACATCCTGCCCGCGTCGACCTACCCGGTGGAGATCGTCGAGGCCGCGCGTGATCTCCAGAACGGCGGCAAGCCGTCGGCGGCGGACATGAACGCGTGGGACCCGAGCATCCAGGCGCTCGTCTCCGTGCCGTCGGTCATCACCATGATGAACGACCGCCTCAGCTGGACGACGGAGCTCGGCCAGGCCGTGTCGCAGAACCAGCAGGCGGTGATGGATGCGATCCAGCGCGTGCGTGACAAGGCGAAGCAGGCGGGAAACCTGACCTCTAACGCGCAGCAGACGGTCTCCACGCAGGGCGACACCATCGTCATCGCGCCGACGAACCCGCAGGTGATCTACGTGCCGCAGTACGACCCCGTCGCCATCCTCCAGCCGGCGCCGCTGTGGGCGACGCCGGGCTACGGCCTGCTCACCTTCGGCGCGGGCTTCGCCGCCGGCTACTTCACCGCCTACGCCTGCCACTGGGGCGGCGGCTGGGGCTGGGGCGGCGGCGGCAGCATCACGGTGAACAACAACTACCACTGGAACCACACCACGAACGTCAACAACGTCAACGTGAACAACGCGCGCTACTCGAGCTGGAACGCGCCGAAGAACGTCGGCCACATCACCAACACCTATCCCGGCGCGAATCGCCCGGTGGACCAGGGCAAGCTCGGCGGCGACGGCGGCCGCTGGGGCGACGACGGCTTCGGCGGGCACGACGACGGCTTCGGCAAGGGCGGCGGCTTCGGCGACGGCGGCGCCAAGCGCGACGACGGCTTCGGCGGCGGCCACGGCGGCGGCTTCGGCGACGACGGCTTCCGCGGCATGGGCGGCGACGGCTGGGGCGCGCGTGACGCGAGCGACCGCGGCGCCCGCTCCTTCGGCGGCGACGGCTTCGGCGGCGACGGCTTCGGCGGCGGCGGCTTCGGCCGCGGCGGCGGCTTCGGCGGTGGCGGCTGGGGTGGCGGCGGTCATGGCGGCGGCTTCGGCGGGTTCGGAGGCGGCGGCCGTGGCCGGCGCTGA
- a CDS encoding VOC family protein yields MLLDAVRIGADDPAATIADYARLLGVPPTPLGDGGARFALERGAVEIAPGRDGIESLRFHAAGVETPPADFLGPTIEVAPGVPPPAPAVGGIAIDHVVIRSADAERAIALWRDRAGLRLALDRPFPERGLRLLFFRSNGITLELATPLPAPASRDVPDALHGVSYRVADLPLVRGRLVAAGVDVSEVRTGMRPGTIVATVRSHTAGVPTLLLQRVSDV; encoded by the coding sequence ATGCTCCTCGACGCGGTCCGCATCGGCGCCGACGATCCCGCCGCGACGATCGCGGACTACGCGCGCCTGCTCGGCGTCCCACCGACGCCGCTCGGCGACGGCGGCGCGCGCTTCGCGCTGGAGCGCGGCGCGGTCGAGATCGCGCCCGGCCGCGACGGCATCGAGTCGCTGCGCTTTCACGCCGCCGGAGTCGAAACGCCCCCCGCCGACTTCCTCGGCCCGACGATCGAGGTCGCCCCCGGCGTGCCGCCGCCGGCGCCCGCCGTCGGCGGCATCGCGATCGACCACGTCGTGATCCGCTCCGCCGACGCCGAGCGTGCCATCGCGCTGTGGCGTGATCGCGCCGGCCTGCGTCTCGCCCTCGATCGTCCGTTCCCGGAGCGCGGCCTGCGCCTGCTCTTCTTCCGCTCGAACGGCATCACGCTCGAGCTGGCGACGCCCCTCCCCGCGCCCGCGTCGCGCGACGTCCCCGACGCCCTGCACGGCGTCAGCTATCGCGTCGCCGACCTGCCGCTCGTACGCGGGCGCCTCGTGGCCGCCGGCGTGGACGTCAGCGAGGTGCGTACGGGGATGCGCCCGGGGACCATCGTCGCGACGGTGCGCTCGCACACCGCCGGCGTTCCCACGCTGCTGCTCCAGCGGGTGTCAGACGTCTGA
- a CDS encoding AsmA family protein yields MRRWLLVGVVAVVAVATALGVALARLDDWLEANRTWLTTQVSEALGRPVAYERLSVSMRGGVEVEGVRIGEDAAWGEGDFLRAARVLVRLRFLPLLVGHYRIAEVVLAEPAVTLVRDGTAWNVDSLGHRPPSRVRHETWGVRRVADPAPAAPGRDAIPFPVASLVIGRLTIDDGTVRLVDRRTAPPRELLLRAVALEASPVGLHAPIDVTLRASLLDAAAPNLRLDGTVGPVDNPPAPDTMAVDVTAELAPIELAALRHALPELDAALPPPLVVEGPLSVRLVARGRRPELALEATIVATGARVAHGTFFDKPAGVPLRVETRSRHTDEAVVVEAAAIRGDGLDATAHGTVTTSTPPRLDLQLDTGRTSFERLEGLVPVLRGNDLGGAFELHLRALGPADAARPPALDGTLALYDVRVRPPGAPAGVSGLTTTVRFEGDTATLPPTRVRVGSGTLTASGMVRDLAAPSGAFRIEADAITLADLGLPQEGTRPDVLRDLAVDAQLGGDGVRLVVRAAEATLRDADLRRLTTSVRWQDPIATVESFDAQAFGGTLAGTGTLDLTDRAAPRFAVDGTARGLVLAQLAALRGDDGLADRVEGTVDASAALRGTAGPPKVLRRSLVGTARLDVRDGAVKGVNLLGGVVAGIGGLPVLGDLVSNRFREKRPALLGATNTRFDRLQATARVADGAARTNDLVLTAPEYTVTMAGTIGLAGAVDAEGTLTAGRGLTADVVASIREARFITNDAGLIAVPFHVSGTLPNVTVKPDPSLFVRALRGGLLEEGVGKLLGGGAKAGKGVGKETENLLKKGLNGLLGR; encoded by the coding sequence ATGCGGCGGTGGCTCCTGGTGGGCGTGGTGGCGGTGGTCGCCGTCGCCACGGCGCTCGGCGTGGCGCTCGCCCGGCTCGACGACTGGCTGGAGGCGAATCGCACGTGGCTGACGACGCAGGTGTCGGAGGCGCTCGGCCGGCCGGTCGCCTACGAGCGGCTGTCCGTCTCGATGCGGGGCGGCGTCGAGGTCGAGGGCGTGCGCATCGGCGAGGACGCAGCCTGGGGCGAGGGCGACTTCCTCCGCGCGGCCCGCGTCCTCGTGCGGCTGCGGTTCCTGCCCCTGCTCGTGGGCCACTACCGGATCGCCGAGGTCGTGCTGGCGGAGCCGGCGGTGACGCTCGTGCGCGACGGCACGGCGTGGAACGTCGACTCCTTGGGCCATCGTCCGCCGTCGCGCGTCCGGCACGAGACGTGGGGCGTGCGGCGGGTCGCCGACCCCGCGCCGGCGGCGCCCGGCCGCGACGCGATCCCGTTCCCCGTGGCGTCGCTCGTGATCGGGCGGCTCACGATCGACGACGGCACCGTGCGCCTCGTCGATCGGCGGACCGCCCCGCCGCGCGAGCTCCTGCTGCGTGCGGTGGCGCTCGAGGCCTCGCCGGTCGGGCTGCATGCGCCGATCGACGTCACGCTGCGCGCGTCGCTGCTCGACGCCGCCGCGCCGAACCTCCGCCTCGACGGCACGGTCGGCCCCGTCGACAATCCCCCGGCGCCCGACACCATGGCGGTCGACGTCACGGCCGAGCTGGCCCCGATCGAGCTGGCGGCGCTGCGGCACGCGCTGCCGGAGCTGGACGCCGCGCTGCCGCCCCCGCTGGTCGTCGAGGGGCCGCTCAGCGTCCGGCTGGTCGCCCGCGGTAGGCGCCCGGAGCTGGCGCTCGAAGCCACGATCGTCGCGACCGGCGCGCGCGTCGCGCACGGCACGTTCTTCGACAAGCCGGCGGGCGTGCCGCTGCGCGTGGAGACCCGTAGCCGGCACACCGACGAGGCGGTCGTCGTCGAGGCGGCGGCCATCCGCGGCGACGGCCTCGACGCGACCGCGCACGGCACCGTCACGACGTCGACGCCCCCCCGGCTCGATCTCCAGCTCGACACCGGCCGCACGTCGTTCGAGCGCCTCGAAGGGCTCGTGCCCGTGCTCCGCGGCAACGATCTCGGCGGCGCCTTCGAGCTCCATCTGCGCGCGCTCGGCCCCGCCGACGCCGCCCGCCCGCCGGCGCTCGACGGCACGCTCGCGCTGTACGACGTTCGCGTGCGCCCGCCGGGCGCGCCGGCCGGCGTGTCGGGCCTCACGACCACCGTGCGCTTCGAGGGCGACACGGCGACGCTGCCCCCGACCCGCGTCCGCGTCGGCAGCGGCACGCTGACGGCGAGCGGCATGGTGCGCGACCTCGCCGCGCCGAGCGGCGCCTTCCGCATCGAGGCCGACGCGATCACGCTCGCCGACCTCGGTCTGCCGCAGGAGGGCACGCGCCCCGACGTGCTGCGCGACCTCGCCGTCGACGCCCAGCTCGGCGGCGACGGCGTGCGTCTCGTCGTGCGCGCCGCCGAGGCCACGCTGCGCGACGCCGATCTGCGGCGGCTCACGACCAGCGTGCGCTGGCAGGATCCGATCGCGACCGTCGAGTCGTTCGACGCCCAGGCTTTCGGCGGCACGTTGGCCGGCACCGGCACGCTCGACCTCACCGACCGCGCCGCCCCGCGCTTCGCCGTCGACGGCACCGCCCGCGGCCTCGTGCTCGCGCAGCTGGCGGCGTTGCGCGGCGACGACGGCCTCGCGGACCGCGTCGAGGGCACCGTCGACGCGTCGGCCGCGCTGCGCGGCACGGCCGGCCCCCCGAAGGTGCTGCGCCGCTCCCTCGTCGGCACCGCCCGCCTCGACGTCCGCGACGGCGCCGTGAAGGGCGTGAACCTCCTGGGCGGCGTCGTCGCCGGCATCGGCGGCCTGCCCGTTCTCGGCGACCTCGTCAGCAACCGCTTCCGGGAGAAGCGTCCCGCGCTCCTCGGCGCCACCAACACCCGCTTCGACCGCCTCCAGGCCACCGCCCGCGTCGCCGACGGCGCCGCCCGCACCAACGACCTCGTCCTGACCGCGCCCGAGTACACGGTCACGATGGCCGGCACGATCGGTCTCGCCGGCGCCGTCGACGCCGAGGGCACCCTCACCGCCGGCCGCGGCCTGACCGCCGACGTCGTCGCCAGCATCCGCGAAGCCCGCTTCATCACCAACGACGCCGGCCTCATCGCGGTCCCCTTCCACGTCTCCGGAACCCTCCCCAACGTGACCGTGAAACCCGACCCGAGCCTGTTCGTGAGGGCCCTGCGCGGCGGCCTCCTCGAGGAGGGCGTCGGCAAGCTCCTCGGCGGCGGCGCGAAGGCGGGGAAGGGCGTGGGGAAGGAGACGGAGAACCTGCTCAAGAAGGGGCTCAACGGGCTCCTCGGGCGCTGA
- a CDS encoding transposase translates to MARREFTIRRHGGRRAGAGRKPTGSRRNMPHRPRALHDGRAPAHVTLRAVSLPVSLRNASLFPVVRAALARASGAAFRVVAFSVQRDHVHLVVEADTPPALARGVQGLAVRVAKRVNALLGRRGALWGDRYHARDLTSPRAVRNALVYVLQNRRKHGDAEGPRFDPCSSARWFPGWTHRVEAAPTAPVVTARTWLGR, encoded by the coding sequence ATGGCCCGGCGCGAATTCACCATTCGCCGGCACGGCGGGCGACGGGCCGGCGCCGGCCGCAAGCCGACCGGGTCACGCCGCAACATGCCGCACCGCCCGCGCGCCCTGCACGACGGCCGCGCCCCCGCGCACGTCACGCTCCGCGCCGTCTCCCTGCCCGTCTCGCTGCGCAACGCGTCCCTCTTCCCGGTGGTGCGCGCGGCACTCGCCCGCGCCTCGGGGGCGGCGTTCCGCGTCGTCGCCTTCTCCGTCCAGCGCGACCACGTCCATCTCGTCGTCGAAGCGGATACGCCGCCGGCGCTCGCGCGCGGCGTTCAGGGGCTCGCGGTGCGGGTCGCGAAACGCGTCAACGCGCTGCTCGGGCGACGCGGCGCGCTCTGGGGCGATCGCTACCACGCACGCGATCTGACCAGCCCGCGCGCCGTGCGCAACGCGCTCGTCTACGTGCTGCAGAATCGCCGCAAGCACGGCGACGCCGAGGGGCCGCGCTTCGATCCGTGCTCGTCGGCGCGCTGGTTCCCGGGCTGGACGCATCGCGTGGAGGCGGCACCGACCGCGCCCGTGGTGACGGCGCGAACCTGGCTCGGGCGGTGA
- a CDS encoding ATP-grasp domain-containing protein produces MKKKKLRLLALMDENLVPPDDVKGIDVAHVEWKTEFDVVSTLRELGHEVQCLGVGSDLGVVRKAIGELQPQVVFNLLEDFHDVPIYDQNVVSYLELLRVPYTGCNPRGLMLARDKAISKKLLSFHRIPVPEFAVFRMGRAVKRPARLAFPLIVKSLTREGSAGIAQTSIVQDDEKLEERVRFIHRRLGTDAIAERFIDGRELYVGVLGNARLRVFPVWELLFTKLPEEKPRIATEKVKWDRAYQKKAGIKSEAAKGLTDEQLTRIQTLCKRIYRILELSGYARIDLRLDAEGRVYVLEANPNPQLAYGEDYAESAERAGLDYDSLIQRIVNLALERAPNGTAK; encoded by the coding sequence ATGAAGAAGAAGAAGCTCCGATTGCTGGCGCTCATGGACGAGAACCTGGTGCCGCCGGACGACGTGAAGGGCATCGACGTCGCGCACGTCGAGTGGAAGACCGAGTTCGACGTCGTCAGCACGCTGCGCGAGCTGGGCCACGAGGTGCAATGCCTCGGCGTCGGCAGCGACCTCGGCGTCGTGCGCAAGGCGATCGGCGAGCTGCAGCCGCAGGTCGTGTTCAACCTGCTGGAAGACTTCCACGACGTCCCGATCTACGACCAGAACGTCGTCAGCTATCTCGAGCTGCTGCGCGTGCCGTACACGGGCTGCAACCCGCGCGGCCTCATGCTGGCGCGCGACAAGGCGATCTCGAAGAAGCTGCTCTCGTTCCACCGCATCCCGGTGCCCGAGTTCGCGGTGTTCCGCATGGGGCGCGCGGTGAAGCGCCCCGCCCGTCTCGCCTTCCCGCTGATCGTGAAGTCGCTCACCCGCGAGGGCAGCGCCGGCATCGCGCAGACGTCGATCGTGCAGGACGACGAGAAGCTGGAAGAGCGCGTCCGCTTCATCCACCGTCGCCTCGGCACCGACGCCATCGCCGAGCGCTTCATCGACGGGCGCGAGCTCTACGTCGGCGTCCTCGGCAACGCCCGCCTGCGCGTCTTCCCGGTGTGGGAGCTGCTGTTCACGAAGCTCCCCGAGGAGAAGCCCCGCATCGCCACCGAGAAGGTGAAGTGGGACCGCGCCTACCAGAAGAAGGCCGGCATCAAGAGCGAGGCCGCGAAGGGCCTGACCGACGAGCAGCTCACCCGCATCCAGACCCTGTGCAAGCGGATCTACCGCATCCTCGAGCTGAGCGGCTACGCGCGCATCGATCTGCGCCTCGACGCCGAGGGCCGCGTCTACGTCCTCGAGGCGAACCCGAACCCGCAGCTCGCCTACGGCGAGGACTACGCCGAGTCGGCCGAGCGCGCCGGGCTCGACTACGATTCACTGATCCAGCGTATCGTGAACCTGGCGCTCGAGCGCGCGCCGAACGGAACGGCGAAGTAG
- a CDS encoding putative zinc-binding metallopeptidase translates to MPARHTSRTTSSRVWSRWPDHKLLDVRLCDLGLDLERSPVHPRIQQLYRELERRHLAFRPHFWLSDDWYTPDGVPGIAIPFYMAHRRLMELERTQMREVEGGTPEWCMRILRHETGHAIENGYRLRRRRRRQALFGKTSEPYPQHYAPKPDSKRYVLHLESYYAQSHPDEDFAETFAVWLTPGSKWRRQYAGWPALRKLEYVDEVMKALADVRPVVHTRRVIDPLRTLTRTLREHYREKRARYGLESLREYDPWLRKVFSTQKEHQSNPPAARFLRRVRPELRRKLAALTGEHQYTIDRVLDDMVQRAAELKLRLIQDEDATLLDFGILLTGQIMRFLRSGRHRVAL, encoded by the coding sequence ATGCCGGCGCGTCATACCAGTCGTACCACGAGCAGCCGGGTCTGGAGCCGCTGGCCGGACCACAAGCTGCTCGACGTGCGGCTCTGCGATCTGGGACTCGACCTCGAGCGCTCGCCGGTCCATCCGCGCATCCAGCAGCTCTACCGCGAGCTCGAGCGTCGCCACCTCGCCTTCCGGCCGCACTTCTGGCTGTCCGACGACTGGTACACGCCCGACGGCGTCCCCGGCATCGCGATCCCCTTCTACATGGCGCACCGCCGGCTCATGGAGCTCGAGCGGACGCAGATGCGCGAGGTCGAGGGCGGCACGCCCGAGTGGTGCATGCGCATCCTGCGCCACGAGACCGGCCATGCGATCGAGAACGGCTACCGGCTGCGCCGCCGCCGCCGCCGCCAGGCGCTCTTCGGCAAGACGTCGGAGCCCTACCCGCAGCACTACGCGCCCAAGCCCGACTCGAAGCGCTACGTCCTGCACCTCGAGTCGTACTACGCCCAGAGCCACCCGGACGAGGACTTCGCGGAGACGTTCGCCGTCTGGCTCACGCCGGGCTCCAAGTGGCGGCGGCAGTACGCCGGCTGGCCCGCGCTGCGCAAGCTCGAGTACGTCGACGAGGTCATGAAGGCGCTCGCCGACGTGCGCCCCGTCGTGCATACGCGCCGCGTGATCGATCCGCTGCGCACGCTCACGCGGACGCTGCGCGAGCACTACCGCGAGAAACGCGCCCGCTACGGGCTCGAGAGCCTGCGCGAGTACGACCCCTGGCTGCGCAAGGTCTTCTCCACGCAGAAGGAGCACCAGAGCAATCCGCCGGCGGCGCGCTTCCTGCGCCGCGTCCGCCCCGAGCTGCGTCGCAAGCTCGCGGCGCTCACGGGCGAGCATCAGTACACCATCGATCGCGTGCTCGACGACATGGTCCAGCGCGCCGCCGAGCTGAAGCTCCGCCTCATCCAGGACGAGGACGCCACGCTGCTCGACTTCGGCATCCTCCTGACCGGCCAGATCATGCGGTTCCTCCGCAGTGGCCGCCATCGGGTGGCGCTATGA
- a CDS encoding S-(hydroxymethyl)glutathione dehydrogenase/class III alcohol dehydrogenase: MKVQAAISWEPKRPLEVETIDLEGPRAGECLVRLAATGVCHTDAYTMSGRDPSGLFPTVLGHEGAGEVVEVGPGVRSLAVGDHVIPLYIPECRECEFCLSRRTNLCGAILATQGKGLMPDGTSRLSHAGKTLHHYMGTSTFAEYTVVPEIALAKVRKDAPLDKVCLLGCGVTTGIGAVLNTAKVTPGSTVAVFGLGGIGLSVIQGAVMAGAERIIGVDTNPKKFALATQLGATDTVDPRAVADLPGALVEMTSGGVDYAFECIGNVEVMGQALASCHKGWGECIVIGVAGAGEEIHARPFLLVTGRVWRGSAFGGTRGRTQLPQYVDKYMAGRLALDTMVSATMPLADINRAFDLMHAGEVIRSVVVYERAS, translated from the coding sequence ATGAAGGTGCAGGCGGCGATCTCTTGGGAACCGAAGCGGCCGCTCGAGGTGGAGACGATCGACCTCGAAGGTCCCAGGGCGGGCGAGTGCCTGGTGCGGCTCGCGGCGACCGGGGTCTGTCACACCGACGCCTACACCATGAGCGGGCGCGACCCGTCGGGGCTCTTCCCCACGGTGCTCGGCCACGAGGGGGCGGGCGAGGTCGTCGAGGTGGGGCCGGGCGTGCGCTCGCTGGCCGTCGGCGATCACGTGATCCCGCTCTACATCCCCGAGTGCCGCGAGTGCGAGTTCTGCCTCTCCCGCCGCACGAACCTGTGCGGCGCCATCCTGGCGACCCAGGGGAAGGGCCTCATGCCGGACGGCACGAGCCGCCTCTCGCACGCGGGAAAGACGCTGCATCACTACATGGGTACGTCGACCTTCGCGGAGTACACCGTCGTCCCCGAGATCGCGCTGGCGAAGGTCCGCAAGGACGCGCCGCTCGACAAGGTGTGTCTGCTCGGCTGCGGGGTCACGACCGGCATCGGCGCCGTGCTGAACACCGCCAAGGTGACGCCGGGCTCGACCGTGGCGGTGTTCGGCCTCGGCGGCATCGGGCTCTCGGTGATCCAGGGCGCGGTGATGGCCGGCGCCGAGCGCATCATCGGCGTCGACACCAACCCGAAGAAGTTCGCGCTCGCCACGCAGCTCGGCGCCACCGACACGGTGGACCCGAGGGCCGTCGCCGATCTGCCGGGGGCGCTCGTCGAGATGACGAGCGGCGGCGTCGACTACGCCTTCGAGTGCATCGGCAACGTCGAGGTGATGGGGCAGGCGCTCGCGAGCTGCCACAAGGGCTGGGGCGAGTGCATCGTCATCGGCGTCGCCGGCGCGGGCGAGGAGATCCACGCGCGGCCGTTCCTGCTCGTGACCGGGCGCGTGTGGCGCGGCTCGGCGTTCGGCGGCACACGCGGGCGCACGCAGCTGCCGCAGTACGTCGACAAGTACATGGCCGGCCGCCTCGCGCTCGACACCATGGTGAGCGCGACGATGCCGCTCGCCGACATCAACCGCGCCTTCGACCTCATGCACGCGGGCGAGGTGATCCGCAGCGTCGTCGTCTACGAGCGCGCTTCCTGA
- a CDS encoding nuclear transport factor 2 family protein, with protein sequence MPYSADELDEAFEHYWRTGAVGEDWDAWADLFTEDCTYFEHYYGTMEGRETVRAWIKPVMARYPEIYTYYEWHVVDPARGRVTFYMQNRRDHPNGTDTFDFPGISILEYAGNGTWKREEDFWAWKGRETAMAGWEAACKELDPGFAQKATRWHWPAAPQWARGGRSYAERPRR encoded by the coding sequence ATGCCCTACTCCGCGGACGAGCTGGACGAAGCCTTCGAGCACTACTGGCGCACGGGCGCCGTGGGCGAGGACTGGGACGCCTGGGCCGACCTCTTCACCGAGGACTGCACCTACTTCGAGCACTACTACGGCACCATGGAGGGCCGGGAGACGGTGCGTGCGTGGATCAAGCCGGTGATGGCGCGCTACCCGGAGATCTACACCTACTACGAGTGGCACGTCGTCGATCCGGCGCGCGGCCGGGTCACGTTCTACATGCAGAACCGCCGCGACCACCCGAACGGCACCGACACCTTCGACTTCCCCGGCATCTCGATCCTCGAGTACGCCGGCAACGGCACGTGGAAGCGCGAGGAGGACTTCTGGGCCTGGAAGGGCCGCGAGACCGCGATGGCGGGCTGGGAAGCCGCCTGCAAGGAGCTCGATCCGGGTTTCGCGCAGAAGGCGACGCGCTGGCACTGGCCCGCGGCGCCGCAATGGGCGCGCGGCGGGCGCTCGTATGCCGAGCGGCCGCGGCGCTAG
- a CDS encoding acyl-CoA dehydrogenase family protein, with amino-acid sequence MSFEVPAHVRPIRDRVRRFVEDRVYPAEPVLDRGDEAAHREMAALMDAAKAEGLWALGHPQDLGGGGLPFLDYVYVNEIVGRAEHAMIALGTHSLQDSLMLRQYASPAWRDRYLRPLVAGEVFPSFAMTEPEVASSDPTQLQTRAVLDGDHWVISGRKWFTTGANRAAYTTVMVRTEPDAPVHRAFSMIVVPTGTPGYRIVRETPVLGLLGGHCEVAYEDVRVPRTNLLGERGQGFLIAQQRLGPGRIFHAMRWLGQAQRAFDLMCERANARVAFGGPLAEKQSIQNMIFDTAAEIQACRLLTLDAAHKIDAGDPARVEIGVIKVVGAKMLHDAIDRAIQVFGAKGLTPDTPLERMYRHARFARIYDGPDEVHRTTVARLLLRPYREGGRWDFGLR; translated from the coding sequence ATGAGCTTCGAGGTACCGGCGCACGTCCGGCCGATCCGCGATCGCGTGCGGCGCTTCGTCGAAGACCGGGTCTACCCGGCCGAGCCGGTGCTCGACCGCGGCGACGAGGCCGCGCACCGCGAGATGGCGGCCCTCATGGACGCCGCGAAGGCCGAGGGATTGTGGGCCCTCGGTCACCCGCAGGATCTCGGCGGCGGCGGCCTCCCCTTCCTCGACTACGTCTACGTGAACGAGATCGTCGGACGCGCCGAGCACGCCATGATCGCGCTCGGCACCCACTCGCTCCAGGACTCGCTCATGCTGCGCCAGTACGCGAGCCCTGCGTGGCGCGACCGCTACCTCCGCCCGCTCGTCGCCGGCGAGGTGTTCCCGAGCTTCGCGATGACCGAGCCCGAGGTCGCCAGCTCCGATCCCACCCAGCTCCAGACCCGCGCCGTCCTCGACGGCGACCACTGGGTGATCAGCGGCCGGAAGTGGTTCACGACCGGCGCCAACCGCGCGGCCTACACCACGGTGATGGTGCGCACGGAGCCCGACGCGCCCGTGCACCGCGCCTTCAGCATGATCGTCGTGCCCACCGGCACGCCCGGCTACCGCATCGTGCGCGAGACGCCGGTCCTGGGACTCCTCGGCGGCCACTGCGAGGTCGCCTACGAGGACGTGCGCGTACCGCGCACGAACCTGCTCGGCGAGCGCGGCCAGGGCTTCCTCATCGCCCAGCAGCGCCTCGGCCCGGGCCGCATCTTCCACGCCATGCGCTGGCTCGGGCAGGCGCAGCGCGCCTTCGACCTCATGTGCGAGCGCGCCAACGCGCGCGTCGCCTTCGGCGGCCCGCTCGCCGAGAAGCAGTCGATCCAGAACATGATCTTCGACACCGCCGCCGAGATCCAGGCGTGTCGCCTGCTCACCCTCGACGCCGCCCACAAGATCGACGCCGGCGATCCGGCGCGGGTCGAGATCGGCGTCATCAAGGTCGTCGGCGCGAAGATGCTCCACGACGCCATCGATCGCGCCATCCAGGTGTTCGGCGCCAAGGGCCTGACGCCCGACACGCCGCTCGAGCGCATGTACCGCCACGCGCGCTTCGCGCGCATCTACGACGGTCCCGACGAGGTCCATCGCACGACGGTGGCGCGCCTGCTGCTGCGCCCCTACCGCGAGGGCGGCCGCTGGGACTTCGGCCTTCGCTGA